Below is a window of Streptomyces sp. ITFR-16 DNA.
CCTCGTCGAGCAGGATGGAGGAGATCTTCTCGTGCAGGGCGTTGGCGGCGGCCGCGTTGGTCTCCGGCTCGGTCCAGGCCTCCTGGACGACCTTGGTGTACTCGGCGGAGCGGTACTTGGAGGTGTTCTTCGCCTCGTTGAACGGATAGGCGCTCACGGCGAGCGTGGACGGCTGGACCTGCGCGAAGCCGTGGCCCATGGTCCACAGCGCCGGCATGCCCTGCGAGATCAGCTTCTTCTGCGCGGTGGCGCCGTCGGTGGGCTGGAGGGTGACATGGACGCCGACCTGCTTGAGGTCGTACTGGATGGACTCGGCGATCGCCGTGTCACCGGGCAGCGCCAGGTGCAGCAGCGGGAGTTCGAGCCTGGTGTGCCCCGCGGACTTCAGCAGCTGCCGGGCCTTGCCGGGGTTGTGGGTGTAGTGGGTGCGGTGGGCCTCGGTGAAGGCGGGCGAGGACTTGGGCCAGGGCGCGGCGGAGGCGAGGCCGTAGCCGCCGAGGGTCTGGGCGAGCAGCCGGTCGCGGTCGATGGCCCAGGCGAGTGCCTGGCGGACGGTCCGGTCGTTCAGCGGGGCGACGGTGGTGTTGACGCCCAGGTAGACGGCGCCGGCGCCGGTGTCGTAGTTCTTGATCGCGAGGTGCGGGTCGCCCTTGACGACGCCGAGGCTCTTGCCGGGGACGTCGAAGGACAGCTGGGACTGGCCGGAGCGCAGGGACGAGATCAGCGCGTCGGCCTGGGGTATCACCCGCACCTCGACGCCGTCGAGGTAGGGGCGGCCCGGCTGCCAGTACGTGTCGTTCCTGGTGAGGCTGAGCCCGGAGCCGGGGCTCCACTTCTTCAGCTTGAACGGCCCGGTCCCGATGAGCTTCTTGCCGGTGACAGCGTCCTCGACGGTCTCCGAGTCCGTGATGATCATGAACTCGAACAGGTCGAAGAGGTTGTTCACCGGGTGCGCCAGCTTCAGCACCAGCTCGTGGTCGCCGCGCTTCTCGAATCCGGTGACCGCGGCGGCCGTGCTGCGCAACTGGGCTGCGCGTACCGGGTTCTGAAGGTTCTTCACGGCGAAGATCACGTCGTCGGCGGTGAACGTGCGGCCGTTGTGGAAGGTGACGTCGTCGCGCAGCCGGAGCGTGATGCTGCGCCCGTCCTTGGCGTACGTCCAGGAGGTGGCCAGCTCCGGCTTCGGGCTGAGCCGGTCGTCGTAGCGCGTGAGGGTGTTGTAGATCAGCCGGTGCTGGAGGGACTGCCCGCTCTGGGCGAACAGCAGGGCGGGGGCGAAGTCGGCGTTGACGGCGAGGTTGAGCACCCCGCCGCGCTTGGGGGCGGCGCTCGCGCCCTTCGGGGCGGACGAGGCGTCGGACACCGCCGAGCGGCAGCCCGCCAGGCCCAGTCCGAGGAGGAGGGTGGAGCCGCCCGCAGCGCGCAGCGTGGAGCGCCGGGACGGCCCGGGGGGCGTGAGGGGGTACAGCTCGGTCATCGAAGCCTGCCTGTGACGGTGCGGAAGGGTGAAGGGAGAGTGCGGCGGAGCCCGTTCACGCATTAGTTCCGCTGCGGGAGGAATGGATCCACAGCGATGCGCGGCCCGGAGGACGTGCCGTACGGACCGCGCTGCGGACGTACGGGAGCGGCACGGGCGGCCGGGAGCATGGAGTACGGGAAGTGTGAGGCCAGGCCGTCAGGCCATGACGTCGCCCGGCGCCTCGGAGGTCAGCGGGACACCGGGAGACCGGGGCCGGGAGGGACCGTGAAGGAGGCGGAACGGGTCAGCTGTGGACGGCACAGACCGCGCTGGCCTGTCGACAGAGGTCGACGTGCCTGCGGGAGATGAGGCGCATGTCCGGGTTCACGGGAGCAATATGACAGTGGCTTCGCCGGACGGTCAACCTGCCCTGTCCGGATCTTGGTACGAAACCCCCTTCCGCCCCTTACGCACGGCTACGGCATCGACGCCGCCAGAGGGCTTCTGAACAGCGGGTTCAGCACAATCGTGCCCGCCGCGACGGGCAGGACCATCGTCCCGGCATGCGGACTGACGATCCGTTCGGGATCGCCGCAGACGTGTGAGTGGTCCACCGCCGCGCCCCGGATCTCCTCCAGGTACTCCGGGTTGACCATGCTGGAGTGCTCGGTGACCACGACGAGATCCGGGTTGAGGACGTCGAGCAGGAGGGCGGTCGCCCGGCCGACCGCCCGGGCCCGTTCGCGCAGCAGCCGGTCGGCGCGCCGGTCCCCGGCCGCCGCCGCGTCCACCACCAGGAACGCGTCCGGTTCGGGGACGATCCCGCGTCGTACGGCGGTGTGCGCCACGGCGGT
It encodes the following:
- a CDS encoding ABC transporter substrate-binding protein translates to MTELYPLTPPGPSRRSTLRAAGGSTLLLGLGLAGCRSAVSDASSAPKGASAAPKRGGVLNLAVNADFAPALLFAQSGQSLQHRLIYNTLTRYDDRLSPKPELATSWTYAKDGRSITLRLRDDVTFHNGRTFTADDVIFAVKNLQNPVRAAQLRSTAAAVTGFEKRGDHELVLKLAHPVNNLFDLFEFMIITDSETVEDAVTGKKLIGTGPFKLKKWSPGSGLSLTRNDTYWQPGRPYLDGVEVRVIPQADALISSLRSGQSQLSFDVPGKSLGVVKGDPHLAIKNYDTGAGAVYLGVNTTVAPLNDRTVRQALAWAIDRDRLLAQTLGGYGLASAAPWPKSSPAFTEAHRTHYTHNPGKARQLLKSAGHTRLELPLLHLALPGDTAIAESIQYDLKQVGVHVTLQPTDGATAQKKLISQGMPALWTMGHGFAQVQPSTLAVSAYPFNEAKNTSKYRSAEYTKVVQEAWTEPETNAAAANALHEKISSILLDEAFLIDLVVRGQVQVTADRVHGVALNKFSYLNLDNAYLV
- a CDS encoding putative leader peptide, producing MRLISRRHVDLCRQASAVCAVHS